The Ficedula albicollis isolate OC2 chromosome 9, FicAlb1.5, whole genome shotgun sequence DNA window TGTGGAATGTCTCATCCTAAAGGATGCAGTAAAATTACCAGGAGAAATGAAATAATCCTGCTTTCTTGAACTTCCCTCTGTTAAAACACTAATTCCCATGCTGGCTTTAAAAACCCCACTTGTAATCTCCATATTAAGGTCTATAAACTTCATCcttaactttttatttctgctttattcctgtCCTTTGCGTTGCCAAATATTGCTTTTGTGTAATTGAAACAGAGCTGTAGTTTGATTATTAAACAGGGAAGGTAATTGTGTTCAGCTCTAAAGGGGGAAGCACATGTGGACAGCAGAAAAAATAGCTTAAATtgtggaaatttttattttattttttttttttttatttctcagagcagagctagagagcagatgctgctgggggacagcagTCCCAGCTCCAAGGGGTGGATTTCTGTCTCCATGGGGTGCCTCAGGGAAGGGGGTTTGACAAGAGTTTGTAAGGGTGGTGGAcggaagtattttcttttccccaccccTCTGTTTTCGTCTGCACCTTGcagaatatttgcattttatggTCGTGTTGTAGGACATtcccccagctgtggctcagcctggctctgcacctGCAGCGTGGGATTCTGGTGGGAGCAAtgctgggggaaaaggaggatttcAGGTGTGCTCAGCAGCACGGGCGATTTCCTGCGAATCTTTCCCGAGAAAAGAGAGCAAGCAGCATGTGACAGCGCACGGGTGCCATTTTCAACCCCAAAATCAGCAGGGCACAACGCAGATCTGTGCCACGGCCTGGATGGGCAGGAGCCAAGTGATGCAGCTGGCGCTTGCCAGTTGTTGACATGCCCAGGCAGGGCACATTCCTGTTTTATCTGCCAACAGCtgttaaaaccaaaaataaacagttattagcagaaaaaaaaaaaaaaaatacaggtggGGGAGTTGTCTAAGCAAGGCGAAAGAGATGCTGGAATCATCATGTTTACATTTCGATTTATTCTTGTCGAACAGACGCCCCACGCGCGGAAGGAGTCCCCGCGGGGCTGGTTTTGCCCGGCCTGGGGCTGTCCCCGGGGGCTGTCGGcgctgctgggggagcagatgCGGGACgggaggcaggggctggctgcctgctgccGGCTCTGGCGAGCTGCGTGTCACAAGGAGTGAGTTGATTGCAATGTCAGCGCCGGCCGACTCACGGGCTTAGAGCCGCGGCTGCCCCGCCGCGCCCGCCCCGGGGGAGCCCCGCAGCGCGGCCCTCACAGACTCGGCGGTTCCTTGGGGTGATAGAGGCGGGGTAAGTGATTCTCCGTCTGCGCCTGCCGGGGTAATTTGCAGCTCAGCTCGATCTGCAGGGGGACTGGGGTCTCTGGAAACGCTCTGCTCTGCCCGTTTGTTGCTCTCCGGGGgaagctgcctctgctctgcaagTGCCGCGAGCGAGCAGCCAGTGGAGCAGACCTCGGCATTGTTCAAGGGGTCCTGGGCGAAGTAAATTAAGCTGAGCTAGAAATCACTTATTAATTCGACCATCTTTCCTCTTTAAATAGAGATTatgtatggatttttttgtggcCGGGTAAAGGTTTGCAACGGGGAGGGAACAGGCATTGAAATAAATGGTGTTCCCTCGCTGAATAAGAATGCAAAAGTAGAGTCTGTTTAACTTTTGCTGGGGGAAACTactacagcagcagctttttaaaatgtgcaaataCACTGCGTGATATAactctgctgggctggtgtTGATGAGCTAAAGCAATCTTCTGACCCTTTTACTCTCCTTGTAATAATCAAGGAATGTTTGTTTTGCTCGGTGTGCTTCACGTTGCTGAGATTGGTTTAAAACAGGATTAAAATCCTTATTAAATGTAATATTTGCCAGGCATTCAAGGTGTAATAATAATCTTCTTTCACTTGCTACTTTTGTTAATATTAGCAGAGTGACCTGAGAGTAGATGAGTCCTCTCATTCAGTAGCACaaaacttctgtgttttccaaGCTTGATccaattttttctttgaaatgacAGAGCTAATTTTAAAGACACAGAACTGaattttttggagtttttttctcaCTGATATTATGACCTAAAGCTATTGCCTCCATATTTTGCAATGCtacattgttttcttttcatctgtttttaatTAACAGCAAAGTGCAGGATGAGAATTTTAATTACTATTTAGATGGATTATTCTTGAGGAACTTTAAAGTCTCTTGCTTTTCTTAGGatcattttctcttcagaatgacaatattttaaatatcataTTATTTCCAGCTTGTGGTTTGGTCATGATCAAATTCAGTGAAGTATCAGTGTCACAGCAACAGACTTAGAGAAATAACTTCTCCCGTCTCACAGCATTACTGTGTGGatttctgtcctgcagcactTTGGCCCAGGTCGGACACACTTCTCAGCCTGACTGCATCACTATtagaataattttcattatgcTTTTCCATTTGTGAGGTATGAGGATGTACTGATAGACTCTAGGTAGCTTAGGTGATGGGAGGATATCCACTTTCTTTAACCAGCATCCTCAGCTCTTTAATTACTTTATAATCTAATTCTCTGCACACCAGGCTTTGGTTTGGCACATGTATGACTGGGCAGGCTGTAATGACCACCAAGTCACCCTCCTTGGCGGTGGCTTCCTGGCATTTTTGCCAAAGCTGGACTGCTGTGCTGCCGCTTTGGGCAGGGAGCGAGCCTGCTGCCTGCTTGTGATGTGGGAGCTCCACACTGAGGGGTTCCCCCCACGCAGGGATTTTTGTCAGGGCAAGGCAGTTCCTTGGAGCTTGGATTAATCTCGAGATGAGGCAATTCTGCAGAGCTTGGGTCAATCTCAGGGTCGTATACAGGTTCTGGTGGCGCTGAGGGTTTGGGGGAATTAACTTCCAAAGGCACAAAATGGCCAACATTCACTTGACTACCTTTGATGATTGTCCCCATTCAGTGAGGTGCCTGCAAGCTTTGGCATTGCCATGGCATTGCCATCCCCAGCCTCTTGCCAGGCTTCTGGTTGAAGGGGCTCGCTAAAGGGAAAATCTTTACCTTCATTAGACACCCAGTCCAGCAGGGTGCTTAGTTTCACATCAGCCGTATTAATAGATTGCTGATGTAGGAGCAATTGTACCTGGCCCAAGCCCCCTCTTTGTTCCAGGGATATTCCACCTCCTATATTTGCTCCCACTGGTCTAATCACCCTCTAGGTGAGATGTGTGCACTTTTGGATTCCTGAGTTCCTTCCCAAACTCTTCCTGGATCCttccccaaatatttttcccagattATTCCCAGGCAGTTCCTTGACCTAGTGGGATTGCCACTGGAGTGGCACACACTCTGCAGCTCCTTACAGGTCCCAACTGGGGCCAGCCATTTGTAGCAATGGGGAGCAAAGTGACACAGACCCCCCTGTGCATCCAAAGGAGATCCCTCTACTGTAGAAATCGCACCCTGTTATACCTTTAATGTCTATGTGACATAAACCAAACCGAGACCTCGCAGAGTTATAACCCCATAACCTAcatctctgcagggacaggagctggactggatgatccttggGAGTTCTTTCAAACTCAGAATATTCCCTGATTATGCCTGGCACGGAGAGAGGGGAGCCAAAAGCCAGTGAATGTGTGACTGAGCCTCGTGCCTGCACCAGGGCAGGCGGGGCCGACCCAAACTCCTTGGGAGCTGCTAGACCCCGTGAGCTGACAAATCACATCTCTAATATTTAACAAAAAGGGGGCAGTTGCAGCTTTCTGTCGGTCAAGCTGGAGACTTGCTGGAGTGTAAGACCAACTCTGAAGTCTACCACCCCCATTCGCCACAtcatctattttattttaaccaaACAAGCAGAGCGTAAGTGTTTATGTTTTCCAAAATTtatctgttttctgtctgtttaGATGAATGCTGAAAATATTGTCCCTGAAgattcctccctgctcctttgATGATGCCTCAAAGTTAGGAACCCCTTTGCACAAaatcttcccttcctcccctctgctgcattttctttccaagaacAGGCAAacaagctggagcagctcaaATTAGGCCACAGCTgtattttccagagaaattaTCCTCATTCCTTTTAAGAACACGAGTGCTCCTCATTAACAAAGAATGGCCTGTTTaaagggacaggacagagcatCCAATGTGtgacagggaaaggggaaaaaaaatagaagggaGCTTTGTTGAGCATTTTCAGATATGTAAACCACAGAAATACATTTATGCAAATAGGCTTTTTgtgaattttcagtttcaagGGGATGGTACTGAAAAGGTTGGGGTAAATAAGATTATTAGGGTGCTTAAATGTGATACATAATCAACACTTGTATACTTAGCTTTAAGGTAATACTGATTATCACTCAGAAAAATTCTCAGGAAGGAAAGAGCAGACTGTACCCAAATTATTAGGCATTATCTTCATATATTCAAAAATCCTTGATGTTTTAGCATCTTAATATTGATTCTAAATAGTAGAAGTATGACTGCTTCATATGACTCTGCTGGTTGTAAACTTGGTTAAGATGCTCTAGAAAAACAAGACcttagaagaaattattttaggttTTGATTGGTGGGTAAATCATCTGCAGTGGTCAGAGCCTGTTTTATGATTTCATCTCTCCTGGTCTGTCTTCCTCAGTTCTACAGTTTTTAGCAAGAGAATTTTTCTGAACTACTGACCAAATACTGAATACTGTACACAATTTccagcacaaaaataaacaagaacTTACAGTTAAAACTTCTGTGCTTTGTGTAGCAGcaccttctttttttcagtgccCCTGGGGTGACCCACACTCTTATTTAACAGACCATTTTGGTACTAATATATTGCAACACTAATTTTGAATTCATTTTTTGTCCTGTGTTCCAGGCACCATGATCCGGACAAATTATTTAAGTCTCTCCACCACTCTCCTGATGGTGTTTCTTCTCCTGTCCATGTTCACCAGGGAGGTGGTTCCTGAGGAGAACATCATTGAAACCAAGAAGGGCAAAGTCAGAGGGGCCagcctgcaggtgctggggggGACAGTCACGGCCTTCCTGGGCATCCCTTACGGGCAGCCCCCCGTGGGGAGGCTGCGGTTCCAAAAGCCAGAACCTCGGGAGAGGTGGGCAGATGTTTGGGACGCCACCAAACACGCCAACTCCTGTTACCAGCCCATAGACACAACCTACCCGGGCTTTGCTGGCTCAGAGATGTGGAACCCAAAAACCAACCTGAGCGAGGACTGCTTATACCTGAATGTGTGGATTCCTTCTCCCAAGCCCAAGAACGCCACTGTCATGGTGTGGATTTATGGCGGTGGCTTCGAGTCTGGGTCCACTTCCCTGCCTGTCTACGACGGGAAGTTTCTGGCCAGGGTGGAAAGAGTGGTCGTGGTTTCCATGAACTACAGGGTTGGTGCACTGGGATTTCTGTCCTTGCCAGGAAACCAGAAGGCTCCTGGAAATGCAGGTTTATTTGATCAGAGGTTGGCACTTCAGTGGGTGCAGGAGAACATAGCAGCCTTTGGAGGCAATCCCAAAAGCGTGACTCTGTTTGGAGAGAGCGCTGGCTCGGCCTCTGTCACCTATCACCTCCTTTCTCCTGAAAGCTACCCTTTATTCACCAGGGCCATCCTGCAGAGTGGCTCTGCCAATGCCCCCTGGGCTGCAATTACATCTTCTGAAGCCAGGAACAGAGCAGTGGCCCTGGCCAAACAGCTCCAGTGTCCCACCAGCAATGAGTCAGAGCTCATTTTCTGCCTGCAAGGCAAGGACCCGAAGGAAatactggaaaatgaaatttttgtcGTTCCACACGGTTCtcttttacaaatatatttctgcCCGAGCGTGGACGGCGATTTTCTGGTGGACATGCCAGAAGTGTTGATGGAGAAGGGTCATTTCAAACAGACCCAGGTCTTGGTGGGCGTCAATAAAGACGAAGGGTTATCATTTCTGGCCTACGGGGTCCCTGGCCTCGACAAGGACAGCGATGGCTTGATCAACAAAACCCAGTTTGAGGCAGCTTTAGCTCTGGCCTTCCCAGGAGCGAGCAAACTGGCCATAGAGTCGATCAGCTTCCACTACACGGACTGGGAGAACGCGGCAAAGCCGGAGCACTACCGGGACGCCATCGACGACGTTGTCGGCGACTACAACATCATCTGCCCCGCGCTGCAGTTCAGCTCCAGCTTCGCCCAGCTGGGACACCAcctcttcttttatttctttgagcATCGCTCCTCCAAGCTGCCCTGGCCCGAGTGGATGGGGGTCTTGCACGGCTACGAGATCGAGTTTGTGTTCGGGCTGCCCCTGGAGAGGAGAGTCAATTACACCAAAGCTGAGGAGCTCCTGAGCCGCTCCATGATGAGATACTGGGCAACTTTCGCCAAAACTGGGTGAGTTCACCCTGcaggtttggttggttggttgttgttTCACCAGGGGAAAAAGCTTGGCTGTTCCAGTGCTGCTTTGGAGCCTGACTGGAATGATGGAAACAGATTAATTGTTCAGTTATCCAGAATTCCTATTCTAGTTCTGACAAAAGCgctgttttaataaaataaacagtcGATGTGTTGCTCCCTGTATTGGACAAGCTTAAGGGAACAATGTTTATCCACCcataaaagcaaatacaaaacatttctttgcCAAGGCAGCGGTTGTTCCAAAGGCAGGTAATGGTTTCAAGTgttagaaacaaaatatttcaaacactAGAAAGGACTTCAGCAGTAGAAGTAGGAGTCAAAAAGCCCAATTTCCTTGAGGATGTAATTTGCTCAGAACATTCAGGTGTATAACAGGGAGGCGTGTTctatttttgggattttggaaatctctgtgtgctgtgagtGCAAGCCCATGAAAATCACTCTCCAGTTCCATTCCACTCATCCTGAGGTGAAATATGGCCCAGCCTGcactaaagagaaaataagaatattcCATTGGGGTGTTTGGAATGGATTAAATCCATCCACTCTCCAGCTGGAGTCAGGAAAGGCTGACTCTcctctcagcagggctggggggtcTCAATGAGATGCTCAGTttgaaatggaaacatttcagAGCAGTAACAAAAACAGCCCTCACCACAACAATCATGTAGGATTAGTCCCAGTGGTGGGAAGGGGAGGTGTCTTTTTCCACAAGTTTTGTTTGTGCTCTCTCCTgagaaaattatatatacaaAAATCTGTGTCTTGGAGAACACACGACCAAACAGTCAATGCACActcttaaaacatttatttaactTTAATCCTGCATTAATTCTGTTTCTAAGGTGGACCTTTGGTCTGATTTGTCAAGGAGATATAGATTTGTAAAGGCTGAAATCAACACTGGAACAGgatctaattaattttttgaataGATTAGAAACCAGAGGGGACCACTGTGCTCAT harbors:
- the BCHE gene encoding cholinesterase, translating into MIRTNYLSLSTTLLMVFLLLSMFTREVVPEENIIETKKGKVRGASLQVLGGTVTAFLGIPYGQPPVGRLRFQKPEPRERWADVWDATKHANSCYQPIDTTYPGFAGSEMWNPKTNLSEDCLYLNVWIPSPKPKNATVMVWIYGGGFESGSTSLPVYDGKFLARVERVVVVSMNYRVGALGFLSLPGNQKAPGNAGLFDQRLALQWVQENIAAFGGNPKSVTLFGESAGSASVTYHLLSPESYPLFTRAILQSGSANAPWAAITSSEARNRAVALAKQLQCPTSNESELIFCLQGKDPKEILENEIFVVPHGSLLQIYFCPSVDGDFLVDMPEVLMEKGHFKQTQVLVGVNKDEGLSFLAYGVPGLDKDSDGLINKTQFEAALALAFPGASKLAIESISFHYTDWENAAKPEHYRDAIDDVVGDYNIICPALQFSSSFAQLGHHLFFYFFEHRSSKLPWPEWMGVLHGYEIEFVFGLPLERRVNYTKAEELLSRSMMRYWATFAKTGAPNGTLTNGKKWPIFTSTDQKYLTLNTNTSQVLTKLRAQQCRFWKHFFPKVVEMTGNIDEAEREWKAGFHRWNNYMSDWKNQFNDYTSKKELCSL